The nucleotide sequence GAGCCTCACCCATCCTCCCACCACagtccctctttctttctgtctcacacCCTTGAATCTTCTCTTCATCCATCTCCCTCCTAGAAAGGGCAAGTAACTAGTGAGGATCTATAAAATGTAGCATATCAAATaacagtaagactaagcacctccccttatATAAAAgctgggcaaggtaatccagTATAAGGAGTAGGGTTCTGAAATCCAATAAAAGAGCCAGAGAAAGACCCTGTTCCCACTATTAATAGTCCTCTAAGAGGACCAatctacacaactgtaacatgtatGCAGAATACCTAGGTCATTTCCATGAAGCTGGTTGTTGATTCAGTCTCTTTGATTACCTATGATTACAGGTTTGTTGGTTGTATGAACCTTCCTGTGGTGTTCTGAACTGCTCTGGCATTTAcactaatttttcttccttttccttttttttttgccaaattgTGGGAGACCCTCCCTGGCCAGGAACTCTAGTGTTCGCTAAGTTGACTGGTAAATCCAGGAATCTTTTTGTCCATGCCTCCTCATTGCTCAGATTCAAGTGTGTAGCACCTCAGCTATAACTTTTAATGTGAATTCTAGAAACTGAATCAATTCCATATGTACAGGACACAGTGTACTGACTGAACTACCTATCACAGTAATAAATTAATTTGTATAACATTCTGTATTGTTGCTTATTACTTTTCATGTTTCAAATGTCAATGTAACATTGTTCAACAATTTGTCTGGGTAAGTTCACAATTTTTTGCTCatggaatataaaatattatctggTGAAAAGTAAATACTGGGTATTCTTTGAATTcatgaaattaaatttttaagagGGTAGTTTATATGCATTGGATTATAAGTTAACACTGATTTGCTTTATAATGTCAGAAAGTTATATTTGAAATTGAATTACAAATTATGAATCAATATATGCATGGACTGAGACTTTGAAAACATTTCAAAGTTGAGTCCTACACAATATGACTTGTTAAATGAATCCTTTCTGGATTCCCATTTCTCAAGTCTCCCTACTTCTGTTATGAATTTTGACAATCATTGACCAAATAATCCCTAAGATTTTGTCTTGGCAATGAATGAAACACCATCTTTCATATCAAATATCAATGAAATCACAGGAGGTGTTATAAGAACAATTGCAaattctgttttcagttttaaaatttaactGCATGGAGCCATTTCTGATAATAAAGCCTTAAGTTAGTTTTCATCAGTGAGAATATGTGATTTCAGTTAATGGATAAATGTCATCACACTGAGTGCTTTCTTCAGAATCTTAAATTTTCTGTAGCATCTAAAGGAAAACTCATGGGAAACTGGTAAAACAATTCTAGGAATTGAAAAATAAGAAGAATCCTGGGATCTCCAAGATGAAGATGGAATTCTGGAAGAACTGATTCTTCTGAATATCACCTCTACCTTTTCTCTACTGAATATGAACTAAGACCATTACACCTGGTTTTCTAATGTGATGTGTATTTCACTTCCAggtaactgtctttctgggtgtcTTCAGGGTTTGGCAAGTCTCATATTAGACATTTCCAATTATTACACATTATTTTCTTGTTCTGCAAGATCTGGTGTTAATGGATTCATCAACATCATCACTTTGTTTGTGTTCAGTAATCACAGCAAACCAAAACTCTATGAGGATGAGTAATAATGAAGCCAACAATGTTAGAATTTCAACTGACTCCTGTGAGAAAGTATATTCTGATGAATGTCATTCTTTGTACCTGTTTCTTTATCAAAAAGAGTTCAAAGATCATTACATTATAAATGATTCATTGAAAACcatgttgttttaattttgtcatcATTATTAATCTTAATTGGTGTTTCATGCTTGACTTTATGTAGGTTGAATAACATCTATCATAGAAAAATACCAGCAGTCCTTCAAATACATCCAAAGTACTTTTCTTCTAACTCACACTTTTTCATTGAAAATTTCTTGTTAAATGTTTATTTGTAGGTATGGTTTGCATGCTAGAGAGTgaggagaaaatgaatttcaaaataaCATCATCCAATTTGATATTTGAATCTTACAATCAGTATGTTTTATGATcggcaataaatattttattgctgATGCATTGAGAAATACATtgtttttacaatatttttatttttatttaaactttagaTAAATAATCTCAGAATGGATTCGTTACCTCACAAAGATGTTGATGGAAATCTCTTCTTTTATGTTATGAGTGGTTGTCAAAGTTTATCCAAAAATGGGCAATTTACTGTTCTCTTCATCTTCAGAGGAGAGTCATTGATACCTCATGATAAAAatgctgtattttaaattttggatattCTAAGAATGATACCTGGatatttactttataaatatGTGCTTTTGCAGACTATAACAATCATGATGACAGTTATTATTTTTGCCAAGATATATGAGATTTTGGGCAGAATCTTGCTTTGCTGCACTCATTGGCTTTCTTCCCCTGAACTCAAGTGGTTCTCTCATATTGACATCCTAAGCAATAAAATCTTGAACTCATCATTTTGCTCAGAGATGTAattgttgctattattttagaatattttgttaaatgacaagatggatttgaagaattttgcaataataataatattcttaACACAAAGTACTTTTGGAATTCTGGGAAACATCTCTCTTCTTTCCAAATACCTAAATGAACACACATTGAAACCCACAGATTTGATCCTTACACATTTAATCACAGCCAACTTTTTGATCATTCTTTCTAAAGGGGTGCCCCATACAATGGCAGCTTTTGGGATGAAACTGTTCTTCAGTGATTTCATGTGCAAGCTTTTCTTGTATATTCAAAGACTTGGTAGAAGCATGTCTATGGGAACTACCTGCCTCTTGAGTGTCTACCAGGCCATCACCATCAGTCCACATAATTCCTTTTGGAAGAACATTAAATTCAAATTTCCAAATCACATTGGCTTCACTATTTCTCTCTGCTGGGCCCTGTACAGTgccataaatttcatttttcctgtcCTTGTACATATCAAACAGAGTCagaaaaatacaacagaaaaaaggGATTTTTCATTCTGCTCCGCTTTGGGACGTGAAAAAATTGTAGAATTACTGTACATAGCATTATTGGTATTCCCTGAAGTCCTGTTTTCTCTATTCATCATCTGGTCAAGCGGCTCCATGATTGCCATTCTTCATAGACACAAACAGCTGATTCAATACATCCGGCGCAATCAAACTTCCATCAGAATCTCTCCTGAGTCTAGAGCCACCCAGACCATTCTGATTCTTGTGATtacttttgttgctttttatacCCTCTCTTCCATTTTACAAGGTTTCATTGCTGTTTTATATAAGGCCAACTGGTGGTTGGTAATCTTCACAAGCTTCATTTCTATGTGTTTTCCCACTTTGTGCCCCTTTCTTATgagtcatgatttcattttgctCAGATTCTGTTTATTCTAGATAAGTAATATCAAAATCAAATGATTCTCTCAAAGGCTCTTGGATCATTCATTTTGATATCTTATATATTTGTATAGTCATTTATGCACATCAGATATCAACATGAAATTAATGAATATCAACATGAAATTAATGAAGGATGCCTCTTATATAGCTAAGGTAATACCTCAGAAGCATTTGAGTTTTGCTGAAAGTCGTCTTAATCTGATCAACAGCAGACCTGAATTGAGAGAGTTGCTGCTATATTCTAGATAAATAATATCTAGTCTTCTTATATACTACTTACTGAGTTAAATTAAAGAGTTTTATCTCAGATCTTCAAAGTCAGTTTCCACAGTGTGCTTGATTGAGTTATCTAAGCATAGGTTGAGTTTGATAAAAGGAAACACTGTTAAAAACTGTTATTAGGAAATAATTTTTCTGGATTTGTTCATGGTTATTTTTATGTCTTATACATAGATTTTGATTTGAAATGTCTGTATTATTCTGTATTAACAATATCATTGGAAGACAAAGACAGTGTCAGTTTATGGAATGGATGAACAAATGGTTTTAATACAGGAGGAAACAAAGGTATTGTATTCATCTCAGGCAAAGCATTTAAGTTTCTGTATGCCACTGTCTTTTCTTTGGGACAAAATGTTGGAAGTAGCCAAAGGCTTGTATTCACATGCCTCTCTCCATTCCATTGAGATTAAGAATGCTGAACACAAGGGATCTGTTGCAATTGGAATGTTCACACTATCTTCTTTTTTACAAGTATTAAATGATGTTATTTATACACAAAGATATCTTTTGAAGCCCTGTCTATTGAAGAGCTACAAGATAAAATCAACCTATAAAAGATGCTGAACATAGTTATAATTGTCATTAAAAGAATATCTATATAATGGACAAATCATTAGTGATCACTCAAAAGTGTTACTATTCTCCAAGTCACAGCAAGTTTAAGTACTTTGACTAAGTTGTATCCTTTCAGAACTGATAACTCTTTACCACAGAGCAATTTCCTTTCTAAAGACAGATAAAACACTattatgacaaaaaaaatgactATTGAATCAAACATACTCTGGATACTTTACCATGATAGAAATAggttgaataaaataaaattcttaaatattgaATCTTGAAACAATTACAGCTGTTTATGGATACACtggtttttaaataaagaatcccTTTTCAGTGCTGAAAAATAGGTGTGCAAAAAAGGAGGTCCACAGAAGATCTGAGTAATTAAtgctataaaaaaattaaagaacatatGATATAAAGATTTGGAGAAGAA is from Microtus pennsylvanicus isolate mMicPen1 chromosome 1, mMicPen1.hap1, whole genome shotgun sequence and encodes:
- the LOC142837717 gene encoding vomeronasal type-1 receptor 4-like, producing MDLKNFAIIIIFLTQSTFGILGNISLLSKYLNEHTLKPTDLILTHLITANFLIILSKGVPHTMAAFGMKLFFSDFMCKLFLYIQRLGRSMSMGTTCLLSVYQAITISPHNSFWKNIKFKFPNHIGFTISLCWALYSAINFIFPVLVHIKQSQKNTTEKRDFSFCSALGREKIVELLYIALLVFPEVLFSLFIIWSSGSMIAILHRHKQLIQYIRRNQTSIRISPESRATQTILILVITFVAFYTLSSILQGFIAVLYKANWWLVIFTSFISMCFPTLCPFLMSHDFILLRFCLF